A window of the Lolium perenne isolate Kyuss_39 chromosome 7, Kyuss_2.0, whole genome shotgun sequence genome harbors these coding sequences:
- the LOC127311846 gene encoding uncharacterized protein isoform X2, translating into MGMEHLMSVVNPSSGHALQRGPERHDDGPMEEMKELQRQRAETKMEKCQSTESRSGAIRCPIPCKSSRPYREYDFKTSQDLPDFIVSKVVFGVKS; encoded by the exons ATGGGTATGGAGCATTTGATGAGTGTGGTGAATCCTTCATCAG GTCATGCCTTACAAAGAGGCCCCGAACGTCATGATGATGGACCAATGGAGGAAATGAAAGAGCTACAAAGGCAGAGAGCAGAAACAAAGATGGAAAAGTGCCAAAGCACAGAAAGCAGGAGTGGAGCGATCAGATGTCCAATACCATGCAAAAGCAGCAG GCCATACAGGgagtatgatttcaaaacttcgcAAGATCTCCCcgatttcattgtgagcaag gTTGTGTTTGGAGTAAAATCTTAA
- the LOC127311846 gene encoding uncharacterized protein isoform X1, with translation MGMEHLMSVVNPSSGHALQRGPERHDDGPMEEMKELQRQRAETKMEKCQSTESRSGAIRCPIPCKSSRPYREYDFKTSQDLPDFIVSKASPPPYFMGSPPVRASNPLVHDTQFCSWKLQNVDQSPGIPIPTKSCSVDYWVRGGSITKS, from the exons ATGGGTATGGAGCATTTGATGAGTGTGGTGAATCCTTCATCAG GTCATGCCTTACAAAGAGGCCCCGAACGTCATGATGATGGACCAATGGAGGAAATGAAAGAGCTACAAAGGCAGAGAGCAGAAACAAAGATGGAAAAGTGCCAAAGCACAGAAAGCAGGAGTGGAGCGATCAGATGTCCAATACCATGCAAAAGCAGCAG GCCATACAGGgagtatgatttcaaaacttcgcAAGATCTCCCcgatttcattgtgagcaag GCTTCTCCTCCACCATACTTTATGGGATCTCCGCCAGTTCGTGCAAGCAATCCCCTTGTCCATGATACACAGTTCTGTTCTTGGAAACTACAAAATGTCGATCAATCACCTGGCATTCCTATACCAACCAAGAGTTGCAGTGTTGACTATTGGGTGAGAGGAGGATCTATTACGAAGTCTTGA